The window AAGTGACTTCCTTCGCTGTCACAGCTGCTGGGGCTATATTGCTAGCAGCATCAGCAGCCTCAACGGTGGAACTGAGAGCATCTTCCTTGAAATAAACACCAGAGACTTCCTTCTCTGTTACAACAGCTGGGCGGTGGAACTGAAAGCATCTACATTGATGGCTTCCTTTTTGGCACTTCAACGGCAGCTACTTCCTTATCTTCACTGGTACTATTGATCTCATCATCTATCTCCAACACCAGTGACCATTTGCTGCTCTCACCATCTTCAGTTGAGGCACCTTTAATGCTCTTGATGGCTGGTTCCGATGTGGACTTCGAAATGACACCTAAGATATGCGAATCCTCCATTGCTAGCAAGGTAACATACTTCTCAGCACtggcaagcttctgttcttcctcAACTGCAGCTACAGATGCATCACATTCATAATTAGCAACAACGGATAAAAGATACAATTTGGAAAAAACAAAAGTACACACATGGCTGGATTTTGGGATGCTCCAATTAAGATCTTGTTGGCTACAGATAAAGCGAGGAAAAAATGGATACATTTCAAAACCACTACAGATAAACTGATAAAGTTTAAAATTAATCATTTTAGTTCAAATGCAACAATCCAGAGTACTAATGAGTACAGATAAACAAGATTTGAAATGCAAATCCATATTAGTGCAGGTAAAACAAGAATAAATGGATGTTTTTTTAACTTCCACAGTCTAGAGTCTTaaacaatactccctccgtaaagaaatataagagtgtttaaattactactttagtgatctaaacgcttttatatttattTATAGAGGGGGTACAAATAAACAAACTGATGAGTATGTACAGTCTTAATCAATGAATAGATGGATGGATTCTGGTGCATGGGTGAATTGAACTATCTCACCTTCCTGGAGCTTGGTAGCCTCTTCCACAACTTCCTCCAGCTTAGAATTATCACATCTCTTGTGAGCAGATTCAAtgggcaaacagaagaaaccactgcACAGTCAGGAAATCGAATCAGTAACTGTTCACAAACAATACAGAAACCAACTTCTTTTACAAGCTGATTTAGCTAGAATATAATGAATATTTGATCTAATACAAGAATAAACATCTAGTTCAGTTCACTATGAACTACAGAATTCACCCTGCCAGCCACGGCAGCAGCTCGAGCTGGAACCTACAGGCGCACGACACAATGATAAGAAACCAACCACTATCGCTGGATCCTACACAGCACGAATGGTCTCAGCCACATAACCATAGTGCTTTTAGAACAGATATCATTCAGATAACTAAACCAACACTGAATCAGAAGTACAATGCGACTTCACAGTCAATTACCAGCACAACACCAACTCATGACTGTAAATCTACAAGGCGAGCTTGTACCATCAATTGAAAATGAGGTAAAGTGGAATCGCGATACACATGTAGAATGCAGAGTACATGTacactgacctcgatgatccagttCACCATGGCAGAACGCTGCTCCACGACGTGACGGCCACAGTTGCCTGACATGGAGGCGTACACCTCAGTGTAGTCGCACGCCATCACTCCTCGCCGCTCATGCCGCCAGAACCGCTCGTAGCTCTCCTCGTCCTCAAATTCATGAAAAAATAGTGCATGGCAAGACTTACTGAAGGTGTGAAACCATTGTATGGATTTTATCCTGCCTTGGAATCTACCAAAAGCCTTTTGGCATTCTGGATGTTGATGTCACTCCACCAGGATAGCTTGAATCAAGTCAGCAAACCTGCACAATGAAAACTTTAGCAGGGAAAGAACAATCTTTACTTTCTTATGCACTTGTGCATATGAAATCCCATTGAGTTCGAACAGAAAGCTACTAACAGCCAAACTCGCATGTGCCTCTGATATAAAAACTTGTCACAATAAAGTAGCTATATATTTTGGTAGTTTGTTAGTAGATATCCCTTGAAAGTATGAGATCCATCATCCATCCAACATAAGTAGTGAAATATTTCAAGGATGCAACCGAAGACACACCTGGTCAAGGATAAAACTGAGTTtagaaataaaggaaaagaaatttACTCATGCAGTAAAGAGCATTAAGTAACCAACGGATCAACTCCAAAGAATGAATGAAAAACAAAAATATACATTTGGGAAATCTCAAATTTAGGCCAAGTTCTAGTTTGGAAGTTCAATACCTTATAATCATGAACCCTGATTGTATCAGGTGAAACAAGGAGAATGTTCTCTGGCTTAAGATCCATGTGAATAAGCTGCAGGTCATGTATAACTGCAGGGGTAAGAAAAATAGAATTGTTATGTATAGatacaaaagaagaagaagaagaaataggtgCTTAGAACTGGCAGGTACAGATAGAAATAAACAATTTAGCACAACCACGGCAAGGTTTCAACATAATAGTAATTTGTCTAATAGAACAAACAGCAGAATTAAACCGAATACTAAACTATCTTTGGTTCACAATGTATATGATCTTGGTTAAAATCTTGAGTTTAAAAAGGAGCAGAGATTGTCAACACATGTGGATTAGGTGCTCGTGTCGCTTGATTCTTCCTCTTAAAGATTCCCATCCCACCTAAAATGCAAAGACACATGGGGAATTACAGTTAGCAGTGTTCTACTACAATTTTTCCTATAATTTTCTCCTTAAAAACGAAATGACATATTTTTCGTGAAGAATGAAAGGTCAATTATTTATTCTTTTGGTGCCTGTGAGGAAAGTGGAAGGATTAACACTGGCCATACTCATGGAACCTGTAGCAAGATAGTAGTATTTATTAACCTGATAACATCATAGTTTTAGCTAGGTCCTGACATTCAAATTCCTAGTTGGACACTATCACAGACCACGCCGGGGTGATGCAAGACAGAAAATATATGTGAGCATTCTCAAATCATAACCAAATCGAAAGAAAAAGATTTATCATGTCCTTAACATGTACATTATTCATTTCATTTTATCACAAAAACAGAAAAGTGTATCCGATAATATATGCTTAGGATATCTAAGAATCAAAAGGGGAAATATACCATGGTTGATCCTTATTTCCATCTCACCACCA is drawn from Triticum dicoccoides isolate Atlit2015 ecotype Zavitan chromosome 6B, WEW_v2.0, whole genome shotgun sequence and contains these coding sequences:
- the LOC119322669 gene encoding uncharacterized protein LOC119322669 produces the protein MAATTASASTSFITSTAISGSSQLMDLTADPFVLADGGEMEIRINHGGMGIFKRKNQATRAPNPHLYMTCSLFTWILSQRTFSLFHLIQSGFMIIRFADLIQAILVE